The genomic interval TTGGCTTACAACACTTTCTTCTTTAGGTGCTACTACTTCACTTGTAGCTTGAGTAGGTGTTTGATTAGCCACTTCTTCAGCTAATGCACCAACACTTATAACACTTGCTAATACTGAACTTAATAAAATTTTTCTTACCATGTTACGCTCCTATTTGAACCTGCTTTATTAACTTTTACTTCTTCATCCCATTCAATTAAACCTGTGCCTGTATCAGTTAATCTTAGTTGAAAATAATAATCTACTCTTTGTTTAGAACCTGAAATTTTTGTGTTTCTTTGGATAATTTTTCCACTAAGTGATAAATCAGCTGCCTTTAAAGAACCTTTAGCTGCTATTGTCCCTTGGTCAAATTCATCATTATCTCTTAACTCTCTCATATTATAAGTAGCCTCATCTCTAGCACCATTTGCACCAAGTGCTGAAGTAACCTTTACTCTTCCTGTTTGTCTTAATGCTCTTTCAATTTTTGCTGTTATTAAATCAGTATCAAAATGTTGCATAGTATCATTTACAACTCTTGATACTACTAGATAATGTCCAGCTTTTGAATTTGTAAAATATGGA from Campylobacter sp. MG1 carries:
- the lpoB gene encoding penicillin-binding protein activator LpoB, which codes for MKKTYMLSLMVALGLSACVAPEYVQPTPNNKAEKPVSLGIDDADIDKVAREMIDSMLASPYFTNSKAGHYLVVSRVVNDTMQHFDTDLITAKIERALRQTGRVKVTSALGANGARDEATYNMRELRDNDEFDQGTIAAKGSLKAADLSLSGKIIQRNTKISGSKQRVDYYFQLRLTDTGTGLIEWDEEVKVNKAGSNRSVTW